The proteins below come from a single Rosa rugosa chromosome 2, drRosRugo1.1, whole genome shotgun sequence genomic window:
- the LOC133732634 gene encoding farnesol kinase, chloroplastic — MHPCRALDPVGVATLCSVLPQLGHSPRLTYFTSSLRLRLTRTSISDATYSLPAATLRYPITELRIPRRRLVTSAPATMFPENAVLADICATGVAGGVAVFFLLLWGQTAKFGVFDQKLNRKLVHISIGLVFMLCWPLFSSGYQGALLASLIPGLNIIRMLLLGLGIMKDEATVKSMSRFNDYRELLKGPLYYATTITLACVVYWRTSPIAIAIICNLCAGDGLADVVGRRFGTQKLPYNRNKSIAGSVAMASAGFLSSIGYMYYFSKFGFVDKSWDMVLGFLVVSLASALVESLPISTVLDDNLTVPLTSILVGSFIF, encoded by the exons ATGCACCCGTGCCGGGCCTTGGATCCAGTAGGGGTAGCTACTCTATGTTCCGTGCTCCCTCAGTTGGGCCATTCTCCACGACTGACTTACTTCACTTCTAGTCTTCGCCTTCGTCTCACTCGAACATCAATTTCAGACGCTACCTACTCTCTCCCTGCTGCCACACTCAGATACCCAATCACTGAGCTTCGTATTCCTCGCCGCCGCCTAGTGACGTCAGCTCCCGCCACTATGTTTCCGGAAAACGCGGTCCTGGCTGATATTTGCGCCACCGGAGTTGCCGGTGGTGTTGctgttttctttcttctgttGTGGGGACAAACCGCGAAGTTTGGGGTCTTCGATCAG AAACTCAACAGAAAGCTAGTGCATATCAGCATTGGCCTCGTTTTCATGCTTTGCTGGCCGCTATTCAG TTCGGGCTACCAAGGAGCACTTTTAGCATCTCTTATTCCAGGCCTTAATATTATACGAATGCTTCTGCTGGGACTCGGAATAATGAAAGACGAAGCAACAGTGAAGTCAATGAGCAGATTTAATGACTATAG GGAACTTCTTAAGGGACCACTCTACTATGCCACAACCATAACTTTGGCTTGTGTAGTCTATTGGAGAACTTCCCCCATTGCAATTGCAATAATATGCAATCTGTGTGCTGGAGATG GGTTAGCAGACGTTGTTGGTAGGCGTTTTGGTACTCAAAAACTTCCGTATAACAGAAACAAATCTATAGCTGGTAGTGTGGCAATGGCATCTGCTGGTTTTTTATCATCTATCGG GTACATGTACTATTTCTCCAAGTTTGGCTTTGTTGACAAGAGCTGGGATAtggttttgggttttttggTTGTGTCTCTTGCCTCAGCACTGGTAGAATCACTTCCCATAAGCACCGTGCTTGATGACAACCTAACAGTTCCGCTTACTTCTATACTAGTTGGCAGTTTCATTTTCTGA